The window TGCGGCATTGGCGGCTCGGGCGGGCGGGGTGGATGCCTTCCTGATCGGCTCGGAACTGCGCGGGCTGACGGCGCTGAGGGACCAGAACGATGCCTTTCCCTTCGTCGAGGAACTTGTGCGCCTCGCACGCGATGTGCGCGCAATTCTCGGACCGGCGACGAAGCTGACCTATGCGGCGGACTGGAGCGAATATTTCGGCTACCAGCCGGCCGATGGCTCGGGCGATGTCTTCTACAACCTCGATCCGCTCTGGGCGAGCCCTGATATCAGTGCCATCGGTATCGACAATTACATGCCGCTTTCCGACTGGCGCGATGAGGATGCCGCAAACGGCAATCCTGACGGCATGATCGGCCCGGATGATGCCGGTGCCTTCCGCCGCGCCATCACGGCGAGGGAGGGTTTCGACTGGTATTATGCCAGCGATGCCGACCGCGCCGCGCGGCGGCGCACGCCCGTTACCGATGGGCTGAAGGGCAAGCCATGGGTTTTCCGTTACAAGGATTTGCGAAACTGGTGGCTGAACGCCCATTACGACCGGGTGCGAGGGGCGGAGAAATTGACGCCGACCGCATGGGTGCCGGGCGCAAAGCCGATCTGGTTCACCGAACTCGGCTGCCCGGCGGTGGACAAGAGCGCGACGCGTCCGAATGTCTTTCCCGATCCGAAATCGGCGGAAAACGCCTTTCCCTATTTTTCCTGCCGAAGCCGCGCCGACAGCCAGCAGCGGCGGTTCCTGGAGGCGCATCTCGACCACTGGGGAAAGGGTGATGCGGCGATGGTCGATGCAAACAGGGTCTATCTATGGACCTGGGATGCGCGGCCCTTTCCCGCCTTTCCGCAGAATGGTGCGGCCTGGAGCGATGGCGGCAACTGGCGCACCGGCCACTGGCTGAACGGGAGGCTGGGCACGGCAACACTCGCCGATGCCATCGCCGCCATCCTCTCCGATCACGGTTTTTTTGACTTCGACGTTTCCGCCATCAGCGGCGATCTGGGAGGTTATGTGCAGGGTGACGTGACCTCGGCGCGCAACCTGCTGGAGCCGCTGATGGTGGCGTTTCAGGTGGATGTGGCGGAAGATGGCGGAACGCTGCGTTTCCGTTCCCGCAACTCGGCGGTCCTGCCTCTCCGCGATATTGCAGTGCTTGCCGATCTGGAGGATGAGCCGCTGTGGTCGGAAAATCGCGGCCATGACAGCGATTTCGCTGCCGAGGCGGTGCTGACCTCGTTCAATCCGGCGCTCGACTACGAGCAGGCGAGCCTGCGTTCGCGCCGCATCGACAATGCCGGCAGCCGCGTGATGCGGCTTGACCTCAACGCAGCCGTGCCAGCCGAAACAGTGGAAGCGGCGGCCGATGCCCTCTTGCGCGATAATCGGCAGGCGCGTCGCACATTGCGCTTTGCGCTGACGCCGACGGAGGTCGATCTGGAGCCCGGCGACTGCATCCGTCTTCCGCAGGATGTTTTCCCGCAGGCTCCTTCGGGACGCTTTCTGGTCAGCCGGATCGAGGATGGCGCGGTGCGGCAGGTGGAAGCCCGCGCCTTTTCCGCGACTTTCTCCACCTTTACGGGGGCTGCGGATGAGCGGCGCAGCAGCGGGGAAAGCGGTGCCGAAGGTTTTGCCCCGGAAGTGCTGTTCCTCGACCTGCCGCGCCATGACGGCGTCGCTCCGGAAGATTCGGCGCGCATTGCCGTCCTTGCAAAGCCCTGGCGGCCTATCCTTGTTTCCGCATCACCCGGCACGGAAGGGTATCGGCAGCGCGTTTTGCTCGACCGGCCGGCGATGATCGGTCGGCTGGTCGTGCCGCTGATGTCCGGTCCCTCCGGTCGTTTCGATCGCAAAAACACCATCCTGCTCGATCTGCCCTTCGGTGAGCTTTCCTCAGCGCCGGAACTGTCGGTGCTGAACGGCGAAAATCGCATCGCCGTCAGCGCCGCAAACGGCGTGTGGGAGATTGTCGGCTTTGCGCGGGCTGAGGAAATCGCACCCTCGCGCTGGCGGCTTTCCACCCTGCTGCGCGGGCTTGGCGGCACGGAAGACGCGCTGGCGGCAGGCGCGACCATGGGTAGCCCGGTCGTGGTGCTGGATGCTGCGGTCCAGCCGCTCGGTCTTGCCGCAAGCGAGCGCGGACGCCGCCTGAACTGGATCGCGGAAGCCGCGGGCAGGGCGGGTCCCCCTGCCGGGCCTTTCGTTTTCGAGGGCGGTCTGCGCGCCGAAACACCGCTCGCGCCGGTGCATATTTCCGCAGAGCGGCGCAAGGACGGCATTCTGTTTAAATGGATGCGCCGGGGGCGGATGGAGGCCGATGGCTGGGACGCGACGGAGATACCGCTGGATGAACCTTCCGAGCGTTACCGCGTCGAGGTGCTGGATGGCTGGGACGCCAGACGCATGGCGGAGGTCTCCGAACCTGTCTGGCTCTATGCTGCGGCGGACGAACTCACAGATTTCCCGACCTTGCGGGATCACATTTCCGTGCGTGTCCGGCAGCTCGGCCGTGCGGTGCCTTCGGGAGTGGCGGCGCAGGCCATTCTCCCGCTCTGACATGTGCCTGAAAAACAACGAAAAGGACGAGATTATGGAGAGTACCAAACCATGGTATCAATCGCGCACGATCTGGGGTGCTTTGATTGCGGTTTTTGCACCGCTTTTCAGCATTGCCGGCCTTGACCTGCCTGCTGGCCTGCAGGGCGAACTGGCGGAAGGGCTGGTGACGGTGGCAGGCGGAATTGGCGGCCTGATCGCGCTTTACGGCCGCCTTTCGGCAACCCGCGCCATTCGCTGAGCATGCCTGCCGGGATGCCGTTCCCGTCATCGCCCTTCACGGCGGGGGCGGCATTCATTTGCCATTCAGACGCTTTGCGCTACATATTCGGTCACAATAGGGTTCGAGACGCACCCGGTTTTTTGTGGAAGTTTGTAGAATGGCATCACCTCTCATCATCGCGACGCTTGCAGCCGGGCTTTCCGGTTTCACGGCGCCCGAGGCTGATCAGCAGGGCCACTACATTCTGGCTGCCAGCGATTGCGGCGCAGCCGTCGCCCGCGTCGTGCGCGAAACAGGCGGCCAGCTTCTTTCAGTCTATCCCTCCGGCGACGGTCAGTCCTGTGTCGTGACCGTTCTCGTCCAGGGCAATGGCGAGCGCCCGCGCAAGGTGACGATGCGCGTGCCGATGTAGCCTTGCCCGCATCGCCGAAATATCGGAAAACGATCCGAGAGACTTAGCATGACCGGCGACGCGCGCGCGGGCCGGGACGGAAGGAAAGGGCGGACAATGCGTATTCTCGTGGTTGAGGACGATGCCAATCTCAATCGTCAGCTGACCGATGCTCTGAAAGAGGCCGGTTATGTTGTCGATCAGGCATTTGACGGCGAGGAAGGGCATTATCTCGGCGATACCGAGCCCTATGACGCCATCGTTCTCGATATCGGCCTGCCGCAGCTCGATGGCATCACCGTCGTTGAAAAATGGCGTGCGGCCGGCAAGGCCATGCCCGTCCTCATCCTGACCGCCCGCGACCGCTGGAGCGACAAGGTGGCGGGCATCGATGCCGGCGCCGATGATTACGTGACCAAGCCTTTCCATGTGGAAGAAGTGCTGGCCCGCGTGCGCGCGCTCATCCGCCGCGCCGCCGGCCATGCTTCTTCCGAACTGGTCTGCGGCCCCGTCCGGCTCGATACGAAATCTTCCAAGGCGACCGTCAACGGCACGACGCTGAAGCTCACCTCGCACGAGTTCCGGCTCCTGTCCTATCTCATGCATCACATGGGCGAGGTCGTCTCGCGCACGGAACTGGTCGAACATATGTACGACCAGGATTTCGACCGGGATTCCAACACGATCGAGGTGTTCGTCGGCCGTTTGCGCAAGAAGCTCGGCGTTGATCTGATCGAGACGATCCGTGGTCTCGGTTACCGGATGCAAGCGCCGGCAGATGCGAAGTAATTCTCTCACCGCCCGCGTTCTGCTGCTCGCCTCGCTGTGGTCGGCGCTGGCGCTGGTGGTGATCGCCGTGGTGATCTCCACGCTCTACCGCCAGGGGGTGGAGCGCAGCTTCACCGATCTTCTCAGGGCGCAGCTCTATAACGTCATCAACTCCGTGACGATTTCCAACGAGAACACGCTGGCCGGCAGCCCGCAGCTCGGCGATCTCCGGTTTTCGCAGCCCGATACCGGCTGGTACTGGGTGGTGGAGCCGCTTGGCAATTTCCAGACCGCGCCGCTGGTCTCCTCTTCGCTCGGCGTGTCAACGCTGCCGGTGCCGAGCATTCTCGACGCCCCCTTCGACAACAGATATGAGCGTTTTTACGCCGTTACCGACGAGGCCGGCAACAAGGTGCGTGTGGCGGAAACGGAAGTCGTGCTGGACGGTGAGGGCCGGGCGGCGCGTTTCCGTGTTTCCGGCAATCTGAATGTCGTCGAAGACGATGTGCGCGATTTCTCCAACAGCCTTTATCTGGCGCTCGCTGTCTTCGGCGTCGGCAGTCTCGTCGTCAACGGCCTTGCCATTCTCTACAGTCTGCGGCCGCTTGATCAGGCCCGCGTCGCGCTCGGCAAGATCCGGGGCGGGGAGGCGGAAAGCCTCGAAGGCGAATTCCCGCGCGAAATCCAGCCGCTCGCCAATGAGGTCAATGCGCTGATCGACAGCAATCGCCGGCTGGTGGAGCGCGCCCGCATGCAGGTCGGCAACCTCGCGCATTCGCTGAAGACGCCGATCGCCGTTCTTCTGAACGAGGCCCGCACGCTGGAGCCGCAGCATGGCGATCTGGTGCGCGCGCAGGCCGACGCCATGCAGGCGCAGGTGCAATCCTATCTTTCCCGCGCCCGCATCGCCGCCCAGCGCGGCTCGATCCTCGCTCGCGTGGAAGCGGAACCGGCGCTGGAACGGCTGGTGCGCGTGATGCGCCGCCTGAACCCCGACAAGCAGTTCGTGCTGAATTTCGAACAGCCCGGCGCCGTCCTCGGCATGGAGCAGCAGGATCTGGAAGAGGTCGTCGGCAATCTTCTGGAAAATGCCGCCCGTTTTGCCCAGACGCGCGTGGTCGTCACGCTTGCGACCGGCACCCACCCGTCCTCCGATGCGGAAATCGCCCGTCGTTCCTGGGTGGAACTGACGGTGGAGGATGACGGGCCGGGGCTTGAGCCGGAACAGATCAGCGAAGCGATGAAGCGCGGACGAAGGCTGGATGAGAGCCGACCGGGCACCGGACTGGGACTTTCCATCGTTTCCGAGGTGGTGTCAGAGTACCATGGCCGCTTTTCGCTGTCGCGCAGCGGCATCGGTGGGCTGAAAGCCGATCTGATTTTGCCGGGCCTCTCGAAAGAGCTTGCGTGAGGCAAGAAAAAAAGCAAGAAATTCAATGGTAGCATATTAGGTGCGATGCGGTAGGAAGAGGACAGGGTTTGGTTGACGTGTATGATGGCTGTCGCTCCGTGACGATGCGTTCGCTGGTGTCACGCCCGGCACTTCTCTCTATCCTGTGCGTTTCGATGCTGAGCGCCTGCACCACCACGGGCACCCGCCCGTCGGGCGGCGGCCTGTTCGGCCGATCGTCGCAGCCTTCGACGCCTTTCCTTGCCAACCTTGAGGGTGGCATTGTCGGGCGAAGCGGCGTGCAACTCGACAGGGGCGACCAGACCAAGGCGCTGGAAGCCGAATACAAGGCGCTGGAAACGGCCCCGGTCGGCACGCCGGTATCCTGGACCGGCGATGACGCCAAGGGTCAGGTGGTCGCCAATGCGCCCTATCAGGTCGGCAACCAGAATTGCCGGCAATATTCCCACAGCCTGACGGTTGACGGGCGCGAAACCAGGGTGCGCGGCGCGGCCTGCCGTAATGCCGATGGAAGCTGGTCTCCCCTGACCTAAATCACTTTGACGTAAATCAAGGTCGCGAACCCCGCGCAATGACAGGAAGAGGCATGGCGGCACAGCCGGAATGTGCCGGCGGTGCGGCGTGATGTCTCAAATTCACGTCATTGCCGCGCTTCATGTTTCCATGTGCCGCGCATTCGAGTAATTGAGCCTTATGTTCTGGATTGTCGTTGCGATACTGACGGCGGCTGTCGCCATCGTCCTGATGTACCCGCTGATGCGGAAGACCGAGGTGGCTGAGACGCGCCGCCACGGCGAAGTCGCCGTCTATCGCGACCAGCTTGCCGAACTGGACCGTGAACGCGCCGCAGGCCTGATCGGCGAGACGGAGGCCGAATATGCCCGCGCCGAAATCGGCCGCCGGCTGCTTGCCGCTGCCGATGCCGGACAAAATGCTGAAAGCAGCACCCGACCGCTGAGGCACAATCTCGCCGCGACCCTCATCACCGTGCTGCTGCCGGCGCTCGGGCTCTGTCTTTACATCTGGAACGGCAGTCCGGATGCGCCGGACATGCCGCTCGAGGCACGTCTTGAAAAACCCGGCAACGACATGAACCTTCTGATCGCCCGGGCCGAAAGGCATCTGGCGGAGAACCCGAATGACGGCGCCGGCTGGGATATTCTCGCGCCGATCTATTTCAAGACGATGCGGC is drawn from Agrobacterium tumefaciens and contains these coding sequences:
- a CDS encoding response regulator transcription factor, whose amino-acid sequence is MRILVVEDDANLNRQLTDALKEAGYVVDQAFDGEEGHYLGDTEPYDAIVLDIGLPQLDGITVVEKWRAAGKAMPVLILTARDRWSDKVAGIDAGADDYVTKPFHVEEVLARVRALIRRAAGHASSELVCGPVRLDTKSSKATVNGTTLKLTSHEFRLLSYLMHHMGEVVSRTELVEHMYDQDFDRDSNTIEVFVGRLRKKLGVDLIETIRGLGYRMQAPADAK
- a CDS encoding HAMP domain-containing histidine kinase; amino-acid sequence: MRSNSLTARVLLLASLWSALALVVIAVVISTLYRQGVERSFTDLLRAQLYNVINSVTISNENTLAGSPQLGDLRFSQPDTGWYWVVEPLGNFQTAPLVSSSLGVSTLPVPSILDAPFDNRYERFYAVTDEAGNKVRVAETEVVLDGEGRAARFRVSGNLNVVEDDVRDFSNSLYLALAVFGVGSLVVNGLAILYSLRPLDQARVALGKIRGGEAESLEGEFPREIQPLANEVNALIDSNRRLVERARMQVGNLAHSLKTPIAVLLNEARTLEPQHGDLVRAQADAMQAQVQSYLSRARIAAQRGSILARVEAEPALERLVRVMRRLNPDKQFVLNFEQPGAVLGMEQQDLEEVVGNLLENAARFAQTRVVVTLATGTHPSSDAEIARRSWVELTVEDDGPGLEPEQISEAMKRGRRLDESRPGTGLGLSIVSEVVSEYHGRFSLSRSGIGGLKADLILPGLSKELA